The proteins below are encoded in one region of Paenibacillus albus:
- a CDS encoding sulfurtransferase gives MKNIVSLKWLLARMYESDIVIVDCRFQLGKPESGREAYTESHIPGAVYLDLEKDLSAPIEEHGGRHPLPDIAELTVTLSRAGIGNASRVIAYDDQGGAMASRLWWLLKYMGHEEVYVLDEGYSAWKNAGFPVSADQKVLIPAQFLATVQHNLLVEADEVHEKLEDPAVTIIDSREGPRYRGEVEPIDRVAGHIPGAINRFWAEGRDADGKYKSAEGQAARFEGLPVDGETIVYCGSGVTACPNVLALGEAGFTNVRLYAGSWSDWITYEGNPIATGDEEAPKGE, from the coding sequence ATGAAAAATATCGTATCGTTAAAATGGTTGCTCGCTCGCATGTATGAATCGGATATCGTCATCGTCGATTGCCGATTCCAGCTTGGGAAGCCGGAATCGGGCCGCGAGGCGTATACGGAATCGCATATTCCGGGCGCTGTCTATTTGGATCTGGAAAAGGACTTGTCCGCTCCGATTGAGGAGCACGGCGGACGCCATCCGCTGCCGGACATTGCGGAGCTGACGGTCACGCTGAGCCGTGCAGGAATTGGCAACGCATCGCGCGTCATCGCTTATGACGACCAGGGCGGCGCAATGGCTTCCCGTCTGTGGTGGCTGCTCAAGTATATGGGCCATGAAGAGGTTTATGTGCTGGATGAAGGTTATTCAGCTTGGAAGAACGCAGGGTTCCCTGTGTCAGCGGATCAAAAGGTCCTTATCCCTGCGCAGTTCCTGGCGACCGTACAGCATAATCTGCTGGTGGAAGCCGACGAGGTGCATGAGAAGCTGGAAGACCCAGCGGTCACCATCATCGACTCGCGCGAAGGTCCACGCTACCGCGGCGAGGTTGAGCCGATCGACCGCGTAGCCGGTCATATCCCAGGCGCGATCAACCGCTTCTGGGCAGAAGGCCGCGACGCGGACGGGAAGTATAAGAGCGCAGAGGGACAAGCTGCGCGTTTTGAAGGTCTGCCAGTGGACGGTGAGACCATCGTGTACTGCGGGTCTGGTGTAACCGCGTGCCCGAACGTGCTGGCGCTGGGTGAAGCGGGCTTCACGAATGTGCGGTTGTATGCGGGGAGCTGGAGTGATTGGATTACGTATGAGGGGAATCCGATTGCGACTGGAGACGAGGAAGCGCCGAAGGGCGAATAG
- a CDS encoding ABC transporter substrate-binding protein — MMIMMTDNLNPRASWEELRRSPGWAELKAVRNNRIALLPPYMWFEYSAYTQRKFLDELPGALKA, encoded by the coding sequence ATGATGATTATGATGACGGATAACTTGAATCCGCGTGCAAGTTGGGAGGAGCTGCGCCGGAGCCCGGGATGGGCAGAATTGAAGGCTGTTAGAAACAATAGAATCGCCTTGCTGCCGCCTTATATGTGGTTCGAATACTCCGCGTACACGCAGAGAAAGTTTCTGGACGAGCTGCCGGGAGCGCTGAAAGCATGA
- a CDS encoding ABC transporter substrate-binding protein encodes MLHRLKLNRIVVIGMMVTLLVLLSACGSNGNSNGNANANASGDKNANSAATTETNSSSDKQNATSVSATDNSANAGESATYTYTDAVGRKVEIPTHPKRIITTQYLPEMIAVGVKPVGAATHLLTGYVAIKDQLAGIEDIGVANAPDVEKMLALKPDLIIATEYNKDQLDQWSKIAPTIVVKWEGNDAFVHFKEVASVLGMKDKAEEWIQAYEKKAEDTRAKLAATVKPEETFGVVVIGGYEEKQLRVYGTSNVGYTLYDTLKLPMTDFVKGEMAKGNNEQGLSISLEKLPEFASADRLFLVTFDNDPDFVDEVNKSKLWKNLPAVKAGKVYAVNSDLWFSYDVMSFNAQLDDAVKLLSK; translated from the coding sequence ATGTTACATCGATTGAAACTGAACCGAATCGTTGTGATCGGTATGATGGTCACGCTGCTCGTGCTATTGTCTGCTTGTGGAAGCAATGGAAACAGTAACGGGAACGCCAACGCAAATGCTAGCGGAGATAAAAATGCTAATTCTGCCGCCACGACGGAGACGAATTCGTCTTCCGATAAGCAAAATGCAACATCGGTGTCAGCAACGGATAATTCCGCGAATGCTGGTGAGTCTGCTACATACACGTACACGGATGCGGTTGGCCGCAAGGTTGAGATTCCTACCCACCCGAAGCGGATCATTACGACACAGTATTTGCCGGAGATGATCGCAGTAGGTGTTAAACCGGTTGGTGCCGCTACGCACCTTCTCACCGGCTATGTTGCGATTAAGGATCAACTGGCTGGCATCGAGGACATTGGGGTTGCGAACGCTCCGGATGTCGAGAAAATGCTCGCACTGAAGCCGGATTTGATCATTGCAACGGAGTACAACAAGGATCAATTGGACCAGTGGAGTAAAATTGCACCGACAATCGTTGTAAAATGGGAGGGCAACGATGCTTTTGTCCACTTCAAGGAGGTTGCTTCCGTTCTCGGCATGAAGGACAAGGCGGAGGAATGGATCCAGGCTTACGAGAAAAAAGCAGAGGATACGCGTGCGAAGCTGGCGGCTACTGTCAAACCGGAGGAGACCTTCGGCGTTGTCGTTATCGGTGGCTACGAGGAGAAGCAACTGCGCGTATACGGTACTAGCAATGTCGGGTATACCTTGTATGACACGCTCAAGCTTCCGATGACGGATTTCGTGAAAGGTGAGATGGCAAAAGGGAACAACGAACAGGGTCTGAGCATATCTCTTGAGAAGCTGCCTGAGTTCGCTTCGGCGGATCGGCTGTTCCTCGTTACGTTCGATAATGATCCAGACTTCGTAGATGAAGTGAACAAGAGCAAGCTGTGGAAGAACCTTCCTGCAGTGAAGGCTGGGAAAGTCTATGCGGTCAATTCGGATCTATGGTTCTCGTATGATGTCATGTCGTTTAATGCTCAGTTGGACGACGCAGTCAAACTGTTAAGTAAGTAA
- a CDS encoding enolase C-terminal domain-like protein, translated as MNLTNLHPEWKVEKIEIATLTGERARSAGSNGRIGDHGKNCSVRIARITIDGETGFGHSGQLTEELAERVIGMRLIDLFDENGRLHEPYRIPLEYPILDWLGHRQNTPVYNLIASSERASDSPLVVPCYDTSLYFDDLHLQNESDAVALLKEESEQGLAKGHRNFKIKVGRGGRHMPLWEGTKRDIAIIHGVAEAAGPEGKIMIDANNAYNLNLTKEVLAAVADVNLHWVEEAFHEDDALYVDLKAWLQARGQQVLIADGEGLASPYLVNWARNGVVDVLQYDIIHPGFTHWLELGAKLDQWGLRSAPHCYGNAFGIYATGHIAAAIQNFEFVEYDDISIVGMDTSAYRVENGLFHIPNKAGFGLDYDEELFFSRVRANGWSR; from the coding sequence ATGAATTTAACTAACCTTCATCCAGAATGGAAAGTAGAGAAGATCGAGATTGCAACTCTTACAGGTGAGCGCGCGAGAAGCGCGGGTTCCAACGGCAGAATAGGTGATCATGGCAAGAATTGTTCGGTTCGGATCGCTCGAATTACGATTGATGGGGAGACGGGCTTTGGCCACTCCGGCCAATTGACGGAAGAATTGGCGGAGCGGGTTATCGGCATGAGACTAATCGATCTGTTTGATGAGAATGGCAGATTGCACGAGCCATACCGCATTCCGCTGGAGTATCCAATTTTGGACTGGCTGGGGCACAGACAGAATACCCCCGTATATAACTTAATAGCCTCTTCGGAGAGAGCTTCGGATTCTCCGCTTGTTGTCCCTTGCTATGACACATCGCTTTATTTTGATGATCTGCATTTGCAAAATGAAAGCGATGCGGTTGCGCTGCTCAAGGAAGAATCAGAGCAGGGACTTGCCAAGGGGCATCGGAATTTCAAAATCAAGGTTGGCCGCGGTGGCCGGCATATGCCGCTGTGGGAAGGCACGAAGCGGGATATTGCAATCATCCATGGCGTTGCTGAGGCTGCAGGGCCAGAGGGGAAGATTATGATTGATGCGAACAATGCGTACAATCTGAATCTGACTAAGGAAGTGCTTGCAGCCGTTGCAGATGTGAATTTACACTGGGTAGAGGAAGCTTTCCACGAAGATGATGCCTTGTATGTTGATCTGAAGGCGTGGCTTCAAGCACGCGGGCAGCAGGTGCTTATTGCGGATGGAGAGGGGCTTGCATCTCCTTACCTCGTGAACTGGGCAAGAAACGGTGTGGTTGACGTACTGCAGTACGACATCATTCATCCCGGCTTCACGCATTGGTTGGAGCTTGGCGCTAAGCTCGACCAGTGGGGATTGCGTTCTGCTCCGCACTGCTATGGCAATGCATTCGGCATCTACGCAACAGGACATATCGCAGCTGCGATTCAGAACTTCGAGTTTGTCGAATACGATGATATCTCCATTGTCGGCATGGATACATCTGCTTATCGCGTGGAGAACGGGTTGTTCCACATCCCGAATAAGGCTGGCTTTGGGTTGGATTACGACGAAGAGTTATTCTTCAGTCGAGTTCGGGCAAACGGCTGGAGCCGCTGA
- a CDS encoding SRPBCC family protein: MTNNQATNESGLVITRTFDAPRELVFKVWTEAEHLKHWWGPAGLELEVLKLDVKPGGIFHFGMTAPDGNKMYGKFVYYEIAAPEKLVFTNSFADAEGNTIQPPFSDEFPTEIMNTLTLSEQDGKTTVTLQGGPHNANETQHAFFKAMHESMQQGFGGTFKQLEDYLAAQQA; the protein is encoded by the coding sequence ATGACGAATAATCAAGCAACGAATGAAAGCGGACTGGTCATTACACGTACGTTCGACGCACCGCGCGAGCTGGTATTCAAGGTATGGACGGAAGCTGAGCACTTGAAGCACTGGTGGGGTCCTGCTGGCCTTGAGCTGGAGGTTCTCAAGCTGGACGTGAAACCAGGCGGGATTTTCCACTTTGGCATGACCGCACCGGACGGCAACAAGATGTATGGCAAATTCGTTTATTATGAGATCGCTGCACCGGAGAAGCTCGTATTCACGAACTCCTTCGCTGACGCTGAAGGCAACACGATCCAGCCTCCATTCTCGGACGAATTCCCAACGGAAATCATGAATACGCTGACGCTGTCCGAGCAAGACGGCAAGACGACCGTTACGCTTCAAGGCGGACCACACAACGCGAACGAAACCCAACACGCGTTCTTCAAAGCTATGCATGAGTCGATGCAGCAAGGTTTCGGCGGTACATTCAAGCAGCTTGAGGACTACTTGGCAGCGCAGCAAGCTTAA
- a CDS encoding DeoR/GlpR family DNA-binding transcription regulator, with product MFANERRGKIVDMLEKQSSITVAELMMQFQVSIETVRRDLEFLEKQQALKRVHGGAVSILKMKKLDKLESRLSENNTLKQNLSKIAARFVIENDTIAIDSGSTALELAHLLKDNYRRLTVVTNSPEVFQIVSEAKDFEVILIGGQYMREEQAFYGHLALDAVQRLHFSKAFVFPNTISLRQGAGVFVHELFEIQRAYIQNADEVFILADSSKFETTATIKLCDLLPSYRVITDSNLPDDLLQLYRKRGIQVHNSEEELV from the coding sequence TTGTTTGCGAATGAACGCCGTGGGAAGATCGTTGATATGCTAGAGAAGCAATCATCGATTACAGTGGCAGAACTGATGATGCAGTTCCAAGTTTCCATTGAAACGGTTCGTAGGGATTTGGAGTTTCTTGAGAAGCAGCAAGCGTTGAAGCGTGTACACGGCGGGGCTGTGTCCATTTTGAAAATGAAGAAGCTCGACAAGCTCGAAAGTCGTCTGTCGGAGAACAACACCTTGAAGCAGAACCTTTCAAAAATTGCAGCTCGATTCGTCATTGAGAATGATACGATTGCAATCGACTCGGGCAGTACCGCGCTAGAACTGGCACATTTGCTTAAAGATAATTATCGTCGTCTTACCGTCGTGACCAATTCTCCGGAAGTGTTTCAGATCGTATCCGAGGCCAAGGATTTTGAGGTCATTCTAATAGGCGGGCAGTATATGCGTGAGGAGCAGGCATTTTACGGTCACCTGGCGCTCGATGCGGTTCAGCGTCTGCATTTTTCCAAGGCGTTCGTGTTTCCGAATACGATTTCTTTGCGTCAAGGGGCAGGCGTGTTCGTTCATGAGTTATTCGAGATCCAGCGTGCTTATATTCAGAATGCGGATGAAGTGTTTATCCTTGCAGACAGTTCCAAGTTTGAAACGACCGCTACCATCAAACTATGCGACTTATTGCCATCGTATCGGGTCATCACAGACTCTAATCTGCCAGACGATCTGCTGCAGCTCTATAGGAAAAGAGGAATCCAAGTACATAATTCTGAGGAGGAACTTGTATGA
- a CDS encoding phosphotransferase family protein, producing the protein MSRDNFLRSILSEKVNMTPDGFVADQLTPQQFWNCHELFFDKIQEIHSSDISGIDGYGNFNEECQTEYATYKEFLIGNFADDKEGYWYNWREMFNTTLLKQDFFDQYYKEIEDRIPYCEGQRYLINNFTFFVNMITDGKTTVGFPDWTFAGIGDFLTDIAIMDLNKPYLRIPELFVQYCEKRGIAVPDFKERFLCVAYLKGIDSLRWHASIDDEESCMSIIKSISELKDRIHAL; encoded by the coding sequence ATGAGTAGGGATAATTTTCTTAGATCAATACTGTCCGAGAAGGTCAATATGACGCCCGACGGATTTGTGGCCGATCAGTTGACACCGCAACAGTTCTGGAATTGCCACGAATTGTTTTTCGATAAGATCCAAGAGATTCATTCATCGGATATATCGGGGATAGATGGTTATGGTAACTTTAATGAGGAATGTCAAACGGAATATGCGACTTATAAGGAATTTCTAATCGGCAACTTTGCAGACGATAAGGAAGGATATTGGTATAACTGGAGGGAAATGTTCAATACAACGCTCTTGAAGCAAGACTTCTTTGACCAGTATTATAAGGAAATAGAAGACAGAATTCCTTATTGCGAAGGACAGCGGTACTTGATCAATAACTTTACGTTCTTCGTAAATATGATCACGGACGGCAAGACGACGGTCGGGTTTCCCGATTGGACGTTCGCCGGTATAGGCGACTTCCTTACTGACATCGCGATTATGGACTTGAATAAGCCTTACCTGCGTATCCCGGAATTGTTCGTCCAGTATTGCGAAAAGCGGGGCATCGCAGTTCCGGATTTCAAAGAAAGATTCTTATGCGTGGCGTATCTCAAAGGGATTGACAGTTTGCGTTGGCATGCATCGATTGACGACGAGGAGTCCTGTATGTCCATTATAAAGTCCATCAGCGAGCTGAAGGATCGAATCCACGCCCTATAA
- a CDS encoding MFS transporter, which translates to MPALGGSAGLTQKQVHLFSLMCCLVYGTSYLTRYNFMAAVSAIADSLEVSHQLAGLAVIGSFIAYGIGQPIFGVLGDRFQPRVLIFSGLLLTALCNALISVISDIVALIVIWFINGIFQSMLWPPLVRIMSQHLTREQYRKTSVGVTTASSIGTIAVYLLVPLSIMVSSWRLSFVVPALIGVLVAFIWLFGTREYGDAARIGEQEIGGQQGNSKVTNMPIGDKGLRTLIMASGIGPILLVVVFQGALRDGITTWMPSYIQDVYHIQTSISILTTIILPVFSILSVYIAAHVQRYVANEIKTTVYLWMIVVAATVALEMLFASNAIGSVLLMAILMGCVHGINLMLISHVPTHFANYRKVSTVSGLVNACAYLGSAVSIYGISVLTEWSSWGFTILVLGCMSIIGLAVSMLCVRKWGAFAQSSEAAHTRIQL; encoded by the coding sequence ATGCCTGCTCTAGGAGGATCGGCCGGACTTACTCAAAAACAAGTTCACCTATTCAGCCTTATGTGCTGCTTGGTGTATGGCACCAGTTATCTTACACGATATAATTTCATGGCGGCCGTCTCCGCCATCGCAGACTCATTAGAGGTATCGCATCAGCTTGCCGGCTTGGCCGTGATTGGCAGCTTTATTGCATATGGGATCGGTCAGCCGATCTTCGGTGTATTAGGGGACCGTTTTCAACCGCGCGTTCTTATTTTTAGCGGATTATTATTAACGGCTTTATGCAATGCTCTCATTTCTGTCATAAGCGATATTGTCGCTTTAATCGTCATTTGGTTTATTAACGGTATTTTTCAATCGATGCTTTGGCCGCCGCTTGTCCGGATTATGTCGCAGCATCTTACCAGGGAACAATATCGAAAGACGAGCGTTGGGGTCACAACGGCGTCCTCCATTGGCACAATTGCAGTTTATTTGTTGGTGCCTTTAAGTATTATGGTATCCAGTTGGCGCTTATCGTTTGTGGTTCCTGCGCTCATTGGGGTGCTGGTGGCTTTTATCTGGCTCTTCGGGACCAGAGAATACGGGGATGCGGCAAGAATCGGGGAGCAAGAAATCGGCGGTCAGCAGGGGAATTCGAAGGTAACCAACATGCCGATTGGCGATAAAGGGCTCAGAACACTTATCATGGCTTCGGGGATAGGTCCTATCTTGCTGGTGGTTGTGTTTCAAGGGGCGTTGCGCGACGGGATTACGACATGGATGCCGTCTTATATCCAGGATGTTTATCACATCCAAACCTCGATATCGATTCTGACCACCATTATTCTGCCCGTTTTCTCCATATTGAGTGTGTACATCGCTGCTCACGTTCAACGTTACGTGGCTAACGAGATAAAGACTACCGTGTATTTGTGGATGATTGTCGTTGCAGCCACTGTGGCGCTCGAGATGTTATTCGCTTCGAATGCCATTGGATCCGTGCTGTTGATGGCGATCCTGATGGGATGTGTTCACGGCATCAATCTGATGCTGATTAGTCACGTGCCAACGCATTTTGCAAATTACCGGAAGGTGTCGACAGTTTCAGGGTTAGTGAATGCATGTGCTTATTTAGGAAGCGCGGTATCCATTTACGGAATTTCAGTGTTAACGGAATGGTCGAGCTGGGGATTTACTATTCTTGTCTTAGGGTGCATGTCCATAATAGGGCTGGCTGTCAGTATGTTGTGCGTAAGAAAGTGGGGAGCTTTTGCGCAATCATCAGAAGCTGCGCACACGAGGATCCAGCTATAA
- a CDS encoding CD3324 family protein: MKYENASDLIPEELLREIQKYAAGKLLYIPSGDEKRAWGEASGYRDQLQRRNRMIQNKYAHGLTVSELADEYFLSLDSIKKIIYLKKYNNGHVTYAPTIDSAVQYANLGILEEWIQCYLQLTRKAESNLREFGKDHLYFGVVKFPLRLIRMDGIKGDQFQSEEDSGQTSAGLPLLIQYEQGNFYCTEQKEILVVLKQRKVNAYPTIIVLKESADYKHFMKFYGTVLFFVGKA; the protein is encoded by the coding sequence ATGAAATACGAGAATGCCAGCGATTTGATTCCAGAAGAGCTATTGAGAGAAATTCAGAAGTATGCTGCAGGTAAGCTTTTGTATATCCCTTCCGGGGATGAGAAAAGAGCCTGGGGCGAAGCCTCGGGGTACCGGGATCAATTACAAAGACGCAATAGAATGATACAAAACAAGTACGCCCACGGCCTTACAGTATCGGAACTTGCAGACGAATACTTCTTATCGCTCGATTCCATCAAGAAGATTATATACCTAAAGAAATATAATAATGGCCACGTGACGTATGCGCCGACGATCGATTCGGCCGTCCAATATGCGAACCTCGGGATCCTCGAGGAGTGGATTCAATGCTATCTGCAACTCACCCGGAAAGCTGAGTCTAATTTACGAGAGTTTGGAAAAGATCATCTCTATTTTGGCGTAGTTAAGTTCCCTCTGCGACTTATTCGAATGGATGGAATCAAGGGCGATCAATTCCAGAGCGAAGAAGACAGTGGACAGACATCTGCAGGTCTTCCACTCCTTATTCAGTACGAACAAGGAAATTTTTATTGTACGGAACAGAAGGAAATATTGGTGGTATTAAAACAGCGTAAGGTAAATGCCTATCCGACCATTATCGTTTTAAAAGAGAGTGCCGATTATAAACACTTTATGAAGTTTTATGGTACGGTTCTGTTTTTTGTTGGCAAAGCATGA
- a CDS encoding alkaline phosphatase family protein, whose protein sequence is MSEKVLLISIDGMRADSLEKANHPFIAKMMNNGSFTLHAQTVMPSVTLPCHMSMFHSVPPERHGITTNIYTPQVRPIVGLCEHLRANDKICGFFHNWAELRDLTRPGSLAFSCYSSGDIDYEKSNQFLTDSAIDYINKEKPDFTFLYLGNVDEVGHRYGWMSDEYMTSVYDSWACVERIAGAIPEEYTVIVTSDHGGHGRGHGTDQPEDMTIPILIQGRTTASGQEIGPASILDIAPTVASLLGLQSNKDWEGSCLL, encoded by the coding sequence ATGAGTGAAAAAGTATTGCTGATCTCGATAGACGGGATGCGTGCTGACAGTCTGGAGAAGGCCAATCATCCATTTATCGCAAAAATGATGAACAATGGTAGCTTTACGTTACATGCGCAGACGGTTATGCCGAGTGTGACTTTGCCCTGCCACATGTCCATGTTTCATAGTGTTCCGCCAGAGCGTCACGGTATTACGACGAATATCTATACTCCTCAGGTGAGGCCGATTGTAGGGCTATGCGAGCATCTCCGCGCCAACGATAAAATATGCGGTTTCTTTCATAATTGGGCCGAACTTCGCGATTTGACGCGCCCTGGCTCCCTGGCTTTCAGCTGCTATAGCTCTGGTGATATCGATTATGAGAAGTCGAATCAATTCCTGACCGATTCTGCAATCGACTACATCAATAAGGAAAAACCGGATTTTACGTTCTTATACTTAGGCAATGTGGATGAGGTTGGTCATAGATACGGTTGGATGTCTGATGAATATATGACGTCCGTTTATGATTCGTGGGCATGCGTAGAGCGGATTGCGGGCGCCATACCAGAAGAGTATACCGTTATCGTCACGTCCGATCATGGCGGACATGGGCGTGGACATGGGACAGATCAGCCGGAGGATATGACCATTCCCATCCTGATTCAAGGAAGGACAACAGCCTCAGGACAAGAGATCGGTCCAGCGAGCATTCTTGATATTGCGCCTACTGTTGCGTCTCTGCTTGGGTTGCAAAGCAATAAGGACTGGGAGGGCTCATGCCTGCTCTAG
- a CDS encoding helix-turn-helix domain-containing protein encodes MKGYRQYEEAQVKEAEVREAEQNALDALWIKLKEVEVVKDTEWRMPLNYITAYLILIAGKGEAQVAVDGEYYSLAAGGAIVCLPNQLVSAVVEGAEDSELCILRYDVKFDGGDSNADVSWPFYGLVELSEHAKIVQSCESIVKLWGSGDGMQRFQSQSLFHEIVHRILLDYSLNNRAMRAPYTLVQTKEHMELHYNQNITIDELAELAGVSRYHYMRSFKRAFGISAIDYLLELRISQSKRLMERTDIRLQAVAERVGYQDEYYFARKFKQIVGIPPATYMKSRKRRIAAYSFPNIGQLLPLRIVPYAAPMDHYWTDIYRRKYESDVVVKLSHHYEFNWNALQKAEPDFIIGVDDFTIEDEQQKLKNIAPSLFVPWSSANWREHMRLAAEFLGNEAEYAAWMEDYESKVVKTAHQIEGLIRSGPVLMLQLQQGKIYAYGNRSVASLLYEDLGFIAPRGLSLIIHTRS; translated from the coding sequence ATGAAGGGGTACAGGCAGTACGAGGAAGCTCAGGTTAAGGAAGCTGAAGTTAGGGAAGCAGAGCAAAATGCGCTGGACGCATTATGGATAAAGCTTAAGGAAGTCGAGGTTGTGAAGGACACGGAGTGGCGCATGCCGTTAAATTATATTACCGCTTACCTAATTCTCATTGCTGGCAAAGGGGAGGCGCAGGTTGCTGTGGATGGCGAATATTACTCGCTCGCTGCAGGCGGTGCAATCGTGTGCTTGCCGAATCAACTGGTCTCCGCGGTAGTCGAAGGGGCGGAAGACTCGGAGCTGTGCATTTTGCGTTATGATGTAAAGTTCGATGGTGGCGATTCCAATGCAGATGTCAGTTGGCCCTTCTATGGATTAGTGGAGCTATCCGAGCATGCGAAAATCGTTCAAAGCTGTGAGTCTATCGTTAAGCTGTGGGGGAGCGGGGATGGCATGCAGCGATTCCAGTCCCAGTCGCTTTTTCACGAAATCGTTCATCGTATATTGCTTGATTACTCTCTCAACAATCGTGCCATGAGAGCCCCGTATACGTTGGTCCAGACGAAGGAGCATATGGAGCTTCATTATAATCAAAATATTACGATTGATGAGTTGGCCGAATTGGCCGGTGTTAGTCGGTATCATTACATGCGTTCATTCAAGCGTGCCTTCGGCATAAGCGCGATCGATTATTTGCTTGAGCTCCGGATTTCGCAGTCCAAGCGGCTTATGGAGAGGACGGATATTCGTCTTCAGGCGGTCGCCGAACGGGTCGGTTATCAGGATGAGTATTATTTTGCCCGCAAGTTTAAGCAGATCGTCGGAATTCCGCCAGCCACTTACATGAAGAGCCGCAAACGCCGAATCGCAGCGTACAGTTTCCCAAACATCGGGCAGCTCCTGCCGCTAAGAATTGTGCCTTATGCCGCTCCTATGGATCATTATTGGACGGACATTTATAGGCGTAAATATGAGTCCGACGTTGTGGTGAAGCTCAGCCATCATTATGAGTTTAATTGGAATGCGCTCCAGAAGGCAGAACCGGATTTTATCATCGGCGTGGATGATTTCACGATTGAGGATGAACAGCAGAAGCTGAAGAACATCGCCCCGTCGTTATTCGTGCCTTGGTCATCCGCCAATTGGCGGGAGCATATGCGGCTTGCTGCGGAATTCTTAGGCAATGAAGCGGAATACGCGGCTTGGATGGAGGATTACGAGAGCAAAGTAGTGAAGACCGCGCATCAAATCGAGGGTCTGATTCGATCCGGCCCTGTGCTCATGCTTCAATTGCAGCAAGGAAAAATCTACGCGTATGGCAACCGTTCCGTCGCTAGCTTACTGTATGAAGACCTTGGTTTTATCGCTCCTCGGGGCTTGAGCTTAATAATTCACACCAGGAGCTGA
- a CDS encoding YdeI/OmpD-associated family protein yields MTKKAEPLPIQLFPDAEAFEEWLAVNYEVSPGLRLQHAKKNSGIQSVSYLEALDVALCYGWIDSQKEANDEKTWLQRFTPRGKKSIWSQVNKDKVAALIESGRMKPPGLQAIETAKQNGQWDAAYAPQSTAEAPEDFAAELERNPQAKAVYDGLNRQNKYAMLFRLQTAKKPETRANRIKQFIEMLNKGEKLYP; encoded by the coding sequence ATGACGAAAAAAGCAGAGCCGTTGCCAATTCAGCTGTTCCCGGATGCAGAGGCGTTCGAGGAATGGCTGGCGGTAAATTACGAGGTTTCCCCAGGGCTTAGGCTTCAGCACGCGAAGAAAAATTCCGGCATCCAGTCCGTTTCATACTTGGAGGCACTCGATGTCGCGCTTTGTTATGGATGGATCGACAGCCAGAAGGAAGCGAACGATGAGAAGACGTGGCTGCAACGGTTCACGCCGCGCGGCAAGAAGAGTATCTGGTCGCAGGTGAACAAAGACAAGGTTGCTGCCCTGATCGAGAGCGGGAGGATGAAGCCGCCTGGCTTGCAGGCGATCGAGACGGCGAAGCAGAACGGCCAGTGGGACGCCGCATACGCGCCGCAAAGCACGGCGGAAGCGCCAGAGGATTTTGCCGCCGAACTCGAACGGAATCCGCAAGCGAAAGCCGTATACGACGGACTTAACCGGCAAAACAAATACGCGATGCTGTTCCGCCTGCAAACGGCCAAAAAACCGGAAACGCGCGCGAATCGCATCAAGCAGTTCATTGAAATGCTCAATAAAGGCGAGAAGCTTTATCCTTAA